One Rhodoluna sp. KAS3 DNA window includes the following coding sequences:
- a CDS encoding thiamine ABC transporter substrate-binding protein — translation MQIKHIITITVAGLIAATSITGCSAATGPTSTNELTIVTHDSAVFTEELLAEFKAETGITVTQVKAGDAGEMTNKLVLTKDAPIGDLVYGIDNTFAPAAIEAEIFDTTGDYADNPLREIDYADVCLNYDKAWFADQGLTPPTKLADLTKPEYKGLTVLTNPSTSSPGLAFLTATVATFGEAGWQQYWSDLQSNKVKIASGWEDAYFTDFSGSSGQGAYPIVLSYSSSPAFEVRDNGQSQTASIMDGCFRQWEYAAVLKGSKNVVGAQKFIDFMLGQSFQTALPDSMYVYPVTEGIALPEAWAQFAPAATNTVGGDLNIAANRVTWLEKWSAIFGNN, via the coding sequence GTGCAAATCAAACACATCATCACCATTACCGTTGCCGGGCTTATCGCAGCAACCTCAATAACCGGATGCTCAGCCGCAACCGGACCAACCTCAACCAATGAACTGACCATCGTGACCCACGACTCAGCGGTCTTTACCGAAGAGCTTTTGGCAGAGTTCAAGGCTGAAACCGGCATTACCGTGACCCAAGTAAAAGCGGGCGATGCCGGCGAGATGACCAACAAACTGGTTTTGACCAAAGATGCCCCGATTGGCGACCTGGTCTACGGAATTGACAACACCTTTGCGCCAGCAGCTATCGAAGCTGAAATTTTTGACACCACCGGTGACTACGCCGATAACCCGTTGCGTGAAATTGACTACGCCGACGTTTGCTTGAACTACGACAAAGCTTGGTTTGCTGACCAGGGCCTAACGCCTCCGACCAAACTTGCCGACCTAACCAAGCCTGAATATAAGGGCCTAACCGTACTCACCAACCCAAGTACTTCGTCACCAGGTTTGGCATTCCTAACCGCCACGGTGGCAACTTTTGGTGAGGCAGGCTGGCAGCAATACTGGTCTGACCTGCAGTCAAACAAAGTCAAAATTGCATCGGGCTGGGAAGACGCTTACTTCACTGACTTCTCAGGCTCAAGCGGCCAGGGCGCCTACCCAATTGTCTTGAGCTACTCATCATCACCAGCTTTCGAAGTACGCGACAACGGCCAGAGCCAGACCGCCTCAATCATGGATGGCTGCTTTAGACAGTGGGAGTATGCGGCCGTTCTAAAGGGTTCAAAGAACGTAGTCGGCGCACAGAAATTTATCGATTTCATGCTTGGTCAGTCTTTCCAAACTGCACTGCCTGACAGCATGTATGTCTATCCGGTGACTGAGGGTATTGCCCTGCCAGAAGCTTGGGCACAGTTTGCTCCGGCCGCAACCAACACCGTTGGCGGAGACCTAAACATCGCAGCCAACCGAGTCACTTGGCTCGAAAAATGGTCAGCTATTTTCGGTAACAACTAA
- a CDS encoding MDR family MFS transporter, with protein sequence MARAERKAAAAESAKTGVMTHRQIMLVLAGLMSGMFLSALDQSVVGSAMRTIADDLKGLELQAWATTAYLITSTITTPIYGKLGDIFGRRRLFIAAITIFVVGSVAAAFSASMFELAAWRALQGVGAGGLFTLSLTILADIVPPRERARYQGAFMAVFGTSSVLGPLIGGLFADMNQFIFIDGWRWIFLINLPIGVVAMVMVVSFLHVPHTARKSRIDWWGAATIIMAVVPLLLVAEQGREWGWASSLSISMYATGVVGIIAFILVERKMGTDALLPLSLFKSSTFSMSTIIGVIVGVGMFGGMMTIPLLLQIAKGASPTEAGLLMIPMTIGMMTASMGSGIITGKTGKYKGFLIGGTGLMAASYVYFSMMTLEWEIWQISIGMVFLGLGLGQLMQTLTIAAQNSVGPRDIGVATSSATFFRQMGGTLGVAVFISLLFAALSEKATWIAEQIAAALKANPALLSLPENQILTEAGPGGLGELVNTDSSFLNTISPEIAHPIQQAFIESSTVVFSSAAAIIAVAFVLTLFVKEIALRDKAGFAAAADDEAAEAKLSSMH encoded by the coding sequence ATGGCACGTGCCGAGCGAAAAGCCGCCGCAGCAGAATCTGCAAAAACCGGAGTCATGACCCACCGACAGATCATGTTGGTCCTGGCCGGCTTGATGTCAGGTATGTTCCTTTCGGCACTCGACCAGAGCGTTGTCGGCAGCGCAATGCGAACCATCGCAGACGACCTTAAGGGCCTTGAACTTCAGGCCTGGGCAACCACTGCCTACCTCATCACATCAACAATCACCACACCGATCTACGGCAAACTTGGTGACATTTTCGGTCGCCGCCGCCTATTCATCGCAGCCATCACAATCTTTGTGGTCGGCTCGGTTGCAGCCGCATTCTCAGCATCGATGTTTGAACTTGCAGCTTGGCGAGCACTACAGGGTGTCGGCGCCGGAGGCCTTTTCACCCTGTCGCTGACCATCCTCGCCGACATCGTTCCGCCACGCGAACGCGCCCGCTACCAAGGTGCATTCATGGCAGTGTTCGGCACCTCATCGGTGCTCGGCCCACTAATCGGTGGGTTGTTTGCCGACATGAATCAGTTCATCTTTATTGATGGTTGGCGCTGGATCTTCTTGATCAACTTGCCAATTGGTGTCGTAGCCATGGTCATGGTCGTGTCATTTCTGCACGTTCCTCACACCGCTCGCAAATCGCGCATCGACTGGTGGGGTGCAGCAACAATCATCATGGCTGTGGTTCCACTTCTTCTCGTTGCCGAACAGGGCCGCGAGTGGGGTTGGGCCAGCAGCCTATCGATCAGCATGTATGCCACCGGTGTAGTCGGCATCATCGCGTTCATTCTCGTTGAGCGCAAAATGGGCACCGATGCCCTACTGCCACTGAGCCTATTCAAGTCATCAACCTTCAGCATGAGCACCATCATCGGTGTGATTGTTGGTGTTGGAATGTTCGGTGGAATGATGACCATTCCCCTTCTCCTTCAGATTGCCAAGGGTGCTTCGCCGACCGAAGCGGGTCTGCTGATGATTCCAATGACCATTGGAATGATGACCGCCTCGATGGGCTCTGGAATCATCACCGGAAAAACCGGCAAGTACAAGGGATTCTTGATTGGCGGAACCGGCCTGATGGCTGCGTCATACGTTTATTTCTCGATGATGACCCTAGAGTGGGAAATCTGGCAGATTTCAATCGGCATGGTGTTCTTAGGTCTAGGACTCGGTCAACTCATGCAGACCCTCACCATCGCCGCACAAAACTCAGTTGGTCCTCGTGACATCGGAGTAGCAACCTCGTCGGCCACCTTCTTTAGACAGATGGGTGGAACCCTAGGAGTTGCCGTGTTTATCTCACTACTCTTTGCAGCCTTAAGCGAAAAAGCCACCTGGATTGCCGAGCAAATTGCTGCAGCACTAAAAGCAAACCCAGCACTGCTGAGCCTGCCGGAGAATCAGATTTTGACTGAAGCCGGTCCGGGCGGACTAGGCGAATTGGTGAACACAGACTCATCATTCTTGAACACAATCTCGCCAGAGATCGCTCACCCAATTCAGCAGGCGTTCATTGAATCGTCAACCGTGGTCTTCAGTTCTGCAGCTGCGATTATTGCGGTGGCCTTTGTTTTGACCTTGTTTGTAAAAGAGATTGCACTGCGCGATAAAGCTGGTTTTGCTGCCGCCGCCGATGATGAAGCGGCCGAGGCAAAACTCTCAAGCATGCACTAA
- a CDS encoding M15 family metallopeptidase, which translates to MRLHPTAKAQSLWVVVNKKRRLNPVAYAPVLHTKINLAPAAATAFWALKAEIQRQGLGTLCLNSGYRSYGSQTSIHSARVAALGKVAGENLAARPGHSEHQTGLAADVSITSLGCRIGAFGSTDAYKWIAANGHKYGFIVRYPWKLTEVTGYVWEPWHLRFVGKELATEMKTRKIKTLEQFFGLPSAPSY; encoded by the coding sequence ATGCGGTTGCATCCAACAGCAAAGGCCCAGTCGCTTTGGGTTGTGGTCAACAAGAAGCGCCGATTGAATCCGGTGGCCTATGCACCTGTGCTTCACACCAAGATCAATCTTGCGCCGGCCGCAGCTACTGCATTCTGGGCACTCAAGGCAGAAATCCAGCGGCAAGGATTGGGCACTCTTTGCCTAAATAGCGGGTACCGCAGTTATGGTTCACAAACCAGCATTCACTCGGCCAGAGTGGCAGCGCTGGGCAAAGTTGCCGGCGAAAATCTGGCCGCTCGGCCTGGGCACAGTGAACACCAGACCGGCTTGGCCGCTGATGTTTCGATTACTTCACTCGGATGCCGCATCGGTGCTTTTGGTTCAACCGATGCGTATAAGTGGATTGCTGCCAATGGGCATAAGTACGGATTTATTGTTCGATATCCGTGGAAGTTGACTGAGGTTACCGGCTACGTCTGGGAGCCTTGGCACTTGCGATTTGTTGGCAAAGAGTTGGCCACTGAAATGAAGACTCGCAAGATCAAGACTCTTGAGCAGTTCTTTGGGTTGCCGTCGGCGCCAAGTTACTGA
- the pgm gene encoding phosphoglucomutase (alpha-D-glucose-1,6-bisphosphate-dependent): MSERAGQKAQASDLVDISKLIDAYFEIHPDVTTAEQKVTFGTSGHRGTSLNGSFNEDHIAAITQAIVEYRRGQNIQGPIYVGKDTHALSGPAEVTALEVLAGNGVPTLIDAEERYVPTPAVSVAIINHNLGKALDDPSLADGLVITPSHNPPTDGGFKYNPPHGGPADSDATNWIAARANEIILGGLREVKRAKPAAEGFNFRENYISQLGQVLNMDAIRDSQVSIGADPMGGASVDYWGAIGERYGLNLTVVNPAVDFQFGFMNLDWDGKIRMDCSSPHAMAGLIEGRTNFDISTGNDADADRHGIVTRDAGLMNPNHFLAVGIDYLYRNRPGWSSSAAVGKTMVSSSIINRVVADLGRKLIEVPVGFKWFVPGLIDGSVGFGGEESAGASFLRLDGKAWSTDKDGLILALLASEITAVTGKTPSQRYAELTDKFGAPAYERIDAPATLEQKAKLGKLSAEAVTASELAGEKITAILTHAPGNGAALGGLKVETENAWFAARPSGTENVYKIYGESFKGAEHLKQVQVEAKALVDGVLG; this comes from the coding sequence ATGAGCGAACGAGCAGGCCAGAAGGCACAGGCATCAGATCTAGTTGACATCAGCAAGTTGATTGATGCGTACTTTGAAATTCACCCCGATGTAACTACCGCTGAACAAAAGGTGACTTTCGGCACCTCCGGTCACCGCGGAACATCGCTAAACGGTTCGTTCAACGAAGACCACATTGCGGCCATCACACAGGCGATTGTCGAGTACCGTCGCGGGCAGAACATCCAGGGTCCGATCTATGTGGGTAAAGACACTCACGCGCTTTCGGGCCCGGCTGAAGTCACCGCACTCGAGGTGCTTGCCGGTAATGGTGTGCCGACTTTGATTGATGCTGAAGAGCGCTACGTGCCAACACCAGCGGTCTCGGTGGCCATCATCAATCACAACTTGGGCAAGGCACTCGATGATCCTTCACTTGCCGATGGACTGGTAATTACCCCTAGTCACAACCCGCCAACAGATGGTGGTTTCAAATACAACCCGCCTCACGGAGGCCCGGCTGACTCGGACGCTACCAACTGGATTGCTGCTCGCGCCAACGAAATTATCTTGGGTGGGCTTCGTGAGGTAAAGCGCGCCAAGCCGGCTGCAGAAGGCTTTAACTTCCGCGAGAACTACATCTCGCAACTCGGTCAGGTTTTGAACATGGATGCGATCCGTGACTCGCAGGTTTCGATTGGCGCCGACCCAATGGGTGGTGCGTCAGTGGATTACTGGGGCGCGATTGGTGAGCGCTACGGTTTGAACCTAACGGTGGTAAATCCAGCCGTTGATTTTCAGTTTGGTTTTATGAACTTGGACTGGGACGGCAAGATTCGTATGGACTGCAGCTCGCCGCACGCCATGGCCGGTTTGATTGAGGGCCGCACCAACTTCGATATTTCAACCGGAAACGATGCCGATGCAGACCGCCACGGAATCGTGACTCGCGATGCCGGCCTGATGAACCCAAACCACTTTTTGGCGGTTGGCATTGATTACCTTTACCGCAATCGTCCGGGCTGGTCGTCATCGGCCGCCGTGGGTAAGACCATGGTTTCGTCGTCGATCATCAACCGCGTTGTTGCCGACCTTGGTAGAAAGTTGATCGAAGTACCGGTGGGCTTTAAATGGTTCGTACCTGGTCTGATTGATGGATCAGTTGGTTTCGGTGGAGAGGAATCAGCAGGTGCTTCGTTCTTGCGCCTCGACGGAAAAGCTTGGTCAACCGATAAAGATGGTTTGATCTTGGCGCTGCTGGCCAGCGAAATTACCGCTGTAACCGGCAAGACGCCATCGCAGCGATACGCCGAATTGACCGACAAGTTTGGTGCGCCGGCCTATGAGCGCATCGATGCTCCGGCAACTCTTGAGCAGAAGGCCAAGTTGGGCAAATTGTCTGCCGAGGCCGTTACCGCAAGTGAATTGGCTGGCGAAAAAATCACTGCGATTTTGACCCACGCCCCCGGCAACGGTGCAGCTCTAGGTGGCTTGAAGGTTGAGACTGAGAATGCTTGGTTTGCGGCCCGTCCATCTGGAACCGAGAATGTGTACAAGATTTATGGTGAATCATTCAAGGGGGCCGAGCACCTCAAGCAGGTTCAGGTTGAGGCCAAAGCACTCGTTGATGGTGTTCTCGGGTAA
- the pheA gene encoding prephenate dehydratase — protein MASQANNSFDSHTYAYLGPIGTFTEMALAQVPEAKGEEWLPVAHVQEAIDHVISGRAFRAIIPVENSTDGGVTATLDALAATDNIHIYGEYLVPVTFNLVAKPGVELADIKTVSTHPVAYAQARKWLFEKLPHHTYVPASSTAAAAAALLDENAVADAAIAAPSITGHYQLETLAEDIGVHKHAETRFLQIGLEATEDNEHAAPARTGHDKTSVIVELPDDHPGALLEMLQQFASRGINLTRIESRPVGDRLGRYRFNLDAEGHIDDPEMAAALAGLSQLSANVVFLGSYPKA, from the coding sequence ATGGCATCACAGGCAAATAACTCTTTTGATTCGCACACCTACGCGTACCTAGGTCCAATCGGCACATTTACCGAAATGGCCCTCGCACAGGTGCCTGAAGCTAAGGGTGAAGAGTGGTTGCCAGTCGCCCACGTGCAAGAGGCAATTGACCACGTAATCTCAGGGCGGGCGTTTCGCGCAATCATTCCAGTTGAAAATTCCACCGATGGTGGCGTAACCGCAACCCTCGATGCCTTGGCCGCCACCGACAACATCCACATTTACGGTGAGTATTTAGTGCCGGTCACATTCAACTTGGTAGCCAAGCCAGGTGTCGAGCTAGCCGACATCAAGACCGTCTCGACGCACCCGGTTGCCTACGCTCAGGCGCGCAAATGGCTGTTCGAAAAACTTCCGCACCACACCTACGTGCCGGCCAGCTCTACCGCCGCCGCAGCCGCCGCGCTGCTAGATGAGAATGCCGTGGCCGATGCCGCGATTGCCGCGCCAAGCATCACCGGTCACTACCAACTCGAGACCCTGGCCGAGGACATCGGTGTTCACAAGCACGCCGAAACCCGTTTTTTGCAGATTGGCCTAGAGGCAACCGAAGACAACGAGCACGCAGCGCCGGCGCGCACCGGGCACGACAAAACCTCTGTGATTGTGGAATTGCCAGATGACCACCCGGGTGCACTGCTTGAGATGCTGCAGCAATTTGCCTCGCGCGGAATCAACCTGACCCGCATTGAAAGCCGCCCGGTTGGTGACCGTCTTGGCCGCTACCGATTCAACCTTGATGCTGAAGGTCACATCGATGACCCAGAGATGGCGGCTGCGCTCGCCGGATTGAGCCAATTGAGCGCAAACGTTGTGTTCTTGGGCTCGTACCCTAAAGCCTGA
- a CDS encoding diacylglycerol kinase family protein — protein MAAKKNRAAVIYYPGKINRHKLSAAVNLTLLPLGWEPTLWLPTSATERGGPQALRAIAQNATHILVGGGDGTVREVVEAITLNGLSDRVTLGILPAGTGNVLARNLSIDLSDLTTAVRRGLVGNRHPIDLGLARIIFEDGARAEKVFSVMAGVGLDAKIMQKTDPKLKRAIGWVAYVEGGLRALPTLFERMLVSVDNREPRRLKVVSLIIGNAGWLPGRITLMPDASLDDGLLDVAAVGPRRFWNWIDFWGRVTWINSLRENRQLRHLIDATADVKTLENLNGKKIRVTPDNPVFIQLDGDPMGVVLEVEFEVQPRAVTIRL, from the coding sequence ATGGCAGCAAAGAAAAACCGCGCGGCGGTGATCTACTACCCGGGGAAAATCAATCGACACAAACTTTCGGCTGCCGTGAATTTGACCCTGTTGCCACTTGGCTGGGAGCCTACGCTTTGGCTGCCAACCTCAGCCACCGAGCGCGGTGGACCCCAAGCTCTGCGAGCGATTGCGCAGAACGCGACCCACATTTTGGTTGGCGGAGGTGACGGCACGGTTCGCGAGGTGGTCGAGGCCATCACGCTGAACGGACTGAGCGACCGAGTGACGTTGGGTATTTTGCCTGCGGGCACGGGCAATGTTTTGGCCCGAAATCTGAGCATCGACCTCAGCGATTTGACCACGGCCGTGAGGCGCGGATTGGTCGGCAACCGGCACCCGATTGATCTGGGTTTGGCGCGAATTATTTTTGAGGATGGCGCCCGAGCCGAGAAGGTATTTTCGGTCATGGCTGGCGTTGGTCTGGATGCAAAAATCATGCAGAAAACCGACCCAAAACTTAAGCGTGCAATTGGCTGGGTGGCCTATGTTGAAGGCGGTTTGAGAGCTCTGCCAACATTGTTTGAGCGGATGCTCGTCTCGGTTGATAACCGTGAACCACGGCGCCTCAAAGTTGTATCGCTGATCATCGGAAACGCTGGGTGGTTGCCCGGACGAATTACCCTGATGCCCGATGCCAGCCTTGATGACGGGTTGCTGGATGTTGCAGCAGTTGGGCCGCGCCGGTTCTGGAACTGGATTGATTTTTGGGGTCGTGTTACGTGGATAAATTCACTGCGCGAAAACCGTCAACTTAGGCACCTGATTGATGCCACGGCCGACGTAAAAACTCTCGAGAATCTAAACGGCAAAAAGATAAGAGTCACGCCGGATAACCCAGTCTTCATTCAGCTGGATGGCGACCCAATGGGGGTTGTCCTAGAGGTAGAGTTTGAAGTTCAACCGCGCGCGGTGACTATCAGGCTTTAG
- the serS gene encoding serine--tRNA ligase, with translation MIDLNLLRENPDAVKASQRARGNDESLVDQAVAADANWRKQLQEFEALRAEQNAAAKLVGSASKEDRPALIAAGQVLAEKVKAANEIANAAQATLDAIIWKIENVVIEGIPSGGEENFTVIKEVGTKATFDFEPRDHVALGELLDIIDIERGVKVAGSRFYFLKGWGARLELAMMNMALDLAAKNDFTALITPTLVRPEVMAGTGFLGEHADEIYYLPADDLYLTGTSEVALAGYHRDEIIDLSNGPLRYAGWSTCYRREAGSAGRDTRGILRVHQFNKLEMFSYIKPEDAEQEHLKLLAFEEAMLQACELSYRVIDTAAGDLGSSAARKYDSEAWVPSQQTYRELTSSSNCTTYQARRLNVRYRDENGKTQTAATLNGTLATTRWLVAILETHQQADGSVRIPAALRPYLGGQEFISPK, from the coding sequence GTGATTGACCTAAACCTGCTTAGAGAAAACCCGGATGCCGTTAAGGCCTCGCAGCGTGCCCGCGGAAACGATGAGTCGCTTGTTGATCAAGCCGTTGCCGCTGACGCAAATTGGCGCAAGCAACTGCAGGAGTTTGAAGCTCTGAGGGCCGAGCAAAATGCGGCTGCCAAACTGGTTGGTTCAGCGTCAAAAGAAGACCGCCCTGCGCTCATCGCAGCCGGTCAGGTTTTGGCCGAAAAGGTTAAGGCCGCCAACGAGATTGCCAACGCAGCCCAGGCCACACTCGATGCCATCATCTGGAAAATCGAGAACGTTGTAATTGAGGGCATTCCTTCTGGCGGCGAAGAAAACTTCACCGTAATTAAAGAGGTCGGCACCAAAGCAACTTTTGATTTTGAACCGCGTGACCACGTTGCGCTGGGTGAGCTTCTGGACATCATCGACATTGAGCGCGGTGTCAAAGTAGCGGGCTCACGTTTTTACTTTCTGAAGGGTTGGGGCGCCCGGCTAGAGCTTGCCATGATGAACATGGCTCTGGACCTAGCTGCCAAAAATGATTTCACCGCACTGATCACCCCAACGCTGGTTCGCCCAGAGGTAATGGCCGGCACCGGTTTCTTGGGTGAGCACGCAGACGAGATTTATTACCTTCCTGCAGATGACCTTTACCTGACCGGCACCTCAGAGGTTGCCCTAGCTGGTTACCACCGCGATGAAATCATCGACCTTTCAAATGGCCCACTGCGTTACGCCGGATGGAGCACGTGCTACCGTCGCGAAGCCGGTTCTGCTGGCCGAGATACCCGCGGAATTTTGCGCGTTCACCAGTTCAACAAGCTCGAAATGTTCAGCTACATCAAACCTGAAGATGCCGAGCAGGAGCACCTCAAGCTTCTGGCATTTGAAGAAGCAATGTTGCAGGCCTGCGAGTTGTCGTACCGAGTAATTGACACTGCAGCCGGTGACCTAGGTTCATCTGCTGCCCGCAAGTATGACTCTGAGGCTTGGGTGCCAAGCCAGCAGACCTACCGAGAGCTAACTTCAAGCTCAAACTGCACGACTTATCAGGCCCGCCGCCTCAACGTTCGTTACCGCGATGAAAACGGCAAGACCCAGACGGCTGCCACTTTGAACGGAACCTTGGCAACCACTCGTTGGTTGGTTGCAATTCTCGAAACCCACCAGCAGGCTGACGGTTCGGTTCGAATTCCAGCAGCACTGCGCCCTTACCTTGGTGGCCAAGAATTTATCTCTCCTAAATGA
- a CDS encoding HAD family hydrolase codes for MTKATGNDRWLIGIDIDGTLVHDDGFLSPVVVEQVQRVRELGHEVIVATGRSAANAIPVVRDVGIQHGISICSNGAVTVEVDPAHERGFTTREVITFEPAEVLRELIEHLPEAHFAVEDIDGSYRFHRPFPAYALGDLNHETPLEDLMAHPVSRIVVLSPNHEVDEFTALISKVGLQSVSYAIGYSAWLDIAPAGVNKASALEVQRAALGINPAQVITIGDGHNDVEMFEWARQGGGLAFAMGQAPEAVKARATAVTAAVEDNGVAQVLAGFEGILFSREA; via the coding sequence ATGACCAAAGCAACCGGCAACGATCGCTGGCTGATCGGCATTGACATCGATGGCACGCTTGTGCACGACGACGGCTTTTTGTCGCCGGTCGTGGTTGAGCAGGTTCAGCGGGTTCGCGAACTGGGTCACGAGGTAATTGTTGCCACTGGCCGAAGTGCGGCCAATGCCATTCCGGTGGTTCGCGATGTGGGCATTCAGCATGGAATCAGCATTTGTTCAAACGGTGCGGTGACTGTAGAAGTTGACCCTGCGCATGAACGGGGCTTCACTACCCGTGAGGTCATTACCTTTGAGCCGGCAGAGGTTTTGCGCGAGCTGATCGAGCACCTGCCCGAAGCTCATTTTGCCGTTGAGGACATCGATGGCAGTTACCGTTTTCACCGCCCATTTCCGGCCTATGCCCTTGGTGACCTAAACCACGAGACTCCGCTCGAAGACTTGATGGCTCACCCGGTAAGTCGCATCGTAGTTTTGTCACCAAACCATGAGGTCGATGAGTTCACCGCGCTAATTTCGAAGGTCGGCTTGCAGTCGGTTTCGTATGCCATCGGATACAGCGCTTGGCTAGACATTGCCCCAGCCGGGGTCAATAAGGCCTCGGCGCTTGAGGTGCAGCGCGCTGCTCTTGGAATCAACCCAGCTCAGGTCATCACCATTGGCGATGGTCATAATGACGTTGAGATGTTTGAATGGGCCCGCCAGGGTGGCGGTTTGGCTTTTGCCATGGGCCAGGCACCAGAGGCCGTAAAGGCTCGAGCCACCGCGGTTACAGCTGCGGTTGAAGACAATGGTGTGGCTCAGGTACTCGCAGGATTCGAAGGAATCTTGTTCAGCCGCGAGGCCTAA
- a CDS encoding LCP family protein produces MKKPELFARHGRIRVQSKASAFWGLFFKAVGMLTGVAVAIVGISVWEISNTIKNNGIEIAGATALTQADLDGPINMLLVGSDTREGQGGGYGNDTSVLADVIILLHISADRKNAVALSFPRDLLVPWPACPSTSNPPGPGYLAQSLGQINATIANGGPGCTLLTVEQLTGVDIPYLAMIDFKGVIEMSNAIGGVDVCVAEEISDPYTQTYLQPGEYTLSGKAALQFLRTRHGVGDGSDLSRISNQQSFLTSLVRKVKSQGVLSNPVYLYSLASAAARNMQLSESLTDVNVMVALASALKDVELDKITFLQVPSRGGLPKPYSGRVAPIYEQANVLFSKIANDEPLLVSGSNTGSGSVVASPAPSSSASASPSPSASSSASPSPSAEVLPDWARGTNAAVTTCSG; encoded by the coding sequence ATGAAAAAGCCAGAACTCTTCGCGCGCCACGGGCGCATCCGTGTGCAATCAAAAGCCAGCGCATTCTGGGGTTTGTTCTTCAAAGCCGTGGGCATGCTCACCGGCGTTGCCGTTGCTATTGTCGGCATCTCTGTATGGGAGATCAGCAACACCATCAAGAACAATGGCATTGAAATTGCCGGCGCCACCGCCTTGACCCAAGCTGACCTCGATGGCCCAATCAACATGCTTTTGGTTGGAAGCGACACCCGCGAAGGCCAGGGTGGCGGCTACGGTAACGACACATCGGTGTTGGCAGACGTAATCATCTTGCTTCACATTTCAGCTGACCGTAAAAATGCGGTTGCCTTGAGTTTTCCGCGCGACCTGCTAGTACCTTGGCCTGCTTGCCCAAGCACCTCAAACCCGCCGGGCCCTGGTTACCTAGCTCAAAGCCTTGGCCAAATCAATGCCACGATTGCTAACGGCGGCCCAGGCTGCACGCTGTTGACCGTTGAGCAGCTAACCGGTGTCGACATTCCATACCTGGCCATGATCGACTTCAAGGGTGTAATCGAGATGTCAAACGCCATCGGTGGTGTTGATGTTTGTGTTGCCGAGGAAATCAGTGACCCGTACACCCAGACCTACCTTCAGCCGGGCGAATACACGCTTTCAGGCAAGGCAGCCCTTCAGTTCTTGCGCACCCGTCACGGTGTTGGCGATGGCTCAGACCTCAGCCGCATTAGTAACCAGCAGAGCTTCTTGACCTCTCTGGTTCGCAAGGTAAAGAGCCAGGGCGTTCTGTCTAACCCGGTATACCTTTACTCGCTGGCAAGTGCCGCGGCTAGAAACATGCAGTTGAGCGAGAGCCTGACTGACGTCAACGTAATGGTGGCTCTGGCTAGTGCACTCAAAGATGTCGAGCTCGACAAAATTACCTTCTTGCAGGTGCCTAGCCGCGGTGGCCTGCCAAAGCCATACTCAGGTCGCGTTGCTCCTATTTACGAGCAGGCCAATGTCTTGTTCAGCAAAATCGCCAACGATGAGCCACTTCTTGTAAGCGGTTCCAACACCGGTAGCGGCTCGGTCGTGGCTAGCCCGGCACCGTCATCATCGGCAAGTGCCAGCCCAAGCCCAAGTGCTTCAAGCTCAGCAAGCCCAAGCCCATCGGCTGAGGTATTGCCTGATTGGGCCCGAGGCACCAACGCTGCGGTCACCACCTGCTCTGGTTAA